The following proteins are encoded in a genomic region of Sporichthyaceae bacterium:
- a CDS encoding SDR family oxidoreductase, protein MTTSQNALLADRIALITGAGRGIGKAIAEAYAAAGAVVVVSDINEGSAKEVADSLPRAESAVCDVRDEASVAALVKGVVERHGRLDICVANAGVGKAQPLAETSLADWRAITSVNLDGVFLTVREAALAMAATGGGSIIGMASITALAGSPLIGHYAAAKAGVVNLCKTAAVEFRPYKVRVNSILPTFIGTELVNENIPAFEAALGTSFDSIITAKQGRMGEVEDVAPLAVFLASDLSGFCSGSTYVVDNGWTASLL, encoded by the coding sequence ATGACGACCAGTCAGAATGCGCTGTTGGCCGACCGGATCGCGCTGATCACCGGTGCCGGACGCGGAATCGGAAAAGCCATCGCCGAGGCCTACGCCGCGGCCGGCGCCGTGGTGGTGGTCTCTGACATCAACGAGGGCTCGGCCAAAGAGGTGGCCGACTCCCTCCCGCGCGCCGAGTCCGCGGTGTGCGACGTGCGCGACGAGGCTTCGGTCGCCGCGTTGGTGAAGGGCGTCGTGGAACGCCACGGCCGACTGGACATCTGCGTCGCCAACGCGGGCGTGGGCAAGGCACAGCCGTTGGCCGAAACGAGCCTGGCCGACTGGCGGGCGATCACCTCGGTTAACCTCGACGGCGTCTTCCTCACGGTGCGCGAGGCGGCCCTGGCCATGGCCGCCACCGGTGGCGGCTCGATCATCGGCATGGCCTCGATCACCGCATTGGCCGGTTCGCCGCTGATCGGGCACTACGCGGCGGCCAAGGCCGGCGTGGTCAACCTCTGCAAGACCGCAGCGGTGGAGTTCCGGCCCTACAAGGTCCGGGTGAACTCCATTCTGCCCACGTTCATCGGCACCGAGTTGGTGAACGAGAACATCCCGGCGTTCGAGGCCGCGCTGGGTACCTCCTTCGACTCGATCATCACCGCCAAGCAGGGGCGGATGGGTGAGGTCGAGGACGTGGCTCCGCTGGCGGTATTCCTCGCCAGCGACCTGTCCGGGTTCTGCAGCGGGTCCACCTATGTGGTGGACAACGGCTGGACCGCGTCGCTGCTCTGA
- a CDS encoding alpha/beta hydrolase: MRSPYRLLLTVALIAATSPALGGVATAADEAITDQPVLFHVKNTNHSRVACPADDAAYDVVGHLTGPSSVLHGGRISAATLYVHGDSVDESLWRYDKAPGYNYVAEMAKRGFVSVTISRLGYPGSGKPNGNKVCLGSEADVTHQIVVALRHGTYSRGDGRPGALIQRLGLAGHSASGFAVMAEAYSFGAIDDLIVVASGEFTKPRAAQAVADQQSRCPSAPDGYAVLDTTDQQASADFFHDADPAIAADVSAHRPPDSCAGLMYIPSDMAADSIFLSGITVPVLLITGDSDAFFDDPAHEAQLFVGSGDVTPVLLPNTGHAITLGHSAPQFRDQMANWLHAHNLQS, translated from the coding sequence ATGAGAAGTCCCTATCGTCTGCTGCTCACTGTCGCTTTGATCGCGGCGACGTCGCCGGCGCTGGGCGGCGTGGCCACGGCGGCCGATGAAGCGATCACCGACCAACCGGTCCTGTTCCACGTCAAGAACACCAACCACTCCCGCGTGGCCTGCCCGGCCGACGACGCGGCGTACGACGTGGTCGGGCATCTGACCGGGCCGAGTTCGGTGCTGCACGGCGGACGCATCTCGGCGGCCACGCTCTACGTGCACGGGGACTCGGTCGACGAGAGTCTGTGGCGTTACGACAAGGCTCCCGGCTACAACTACGTCGCGGAGATGGCCAAGCGCGGATTCGTCTCGGTGACCATCAGCCGACTCGGCTACCCCGGCAGCGGCAAGCCGAACGGCAACAAGGTGTGCCTCGGCAGCGAGGCCGATGTGACCCATCAGATCGTCGTCGCGTTGCGGCACGGGACGTACAGCAGGGGCGACGGCCGGCCGGGCGCCTTGATACAGCGGCTGGGCCTGGCCGGACACTCTGCCTCCGGTTTCGCGGTGATGGCCGAGGCCTACTCGTTCGGCGCCATCGACGACCTGATCGTCGTCGCGTCCGGGGAGTTCACCAAACCCCGCGCGGCACAGGCGGTGGCCGACCAACAGTCGCGCTGTCCGTCCGCCCCGGACGGCTATGCGGTGCTCGACACCACCGACCAGCAGGCGTCCGCCGACTTCTTCCACGACGCCGACCCGGCGATCGCCGCCGATGTGTCCGCACACCGGCCGCCGGACTCGTGCGCCGGGTTGATGTACATCCCGTCCGACATGGCCGCGGACTCGATATTTCTCTCCGGGATCACGGTGCCGGTGCTGCTGATCACCGGGGACAGCGACGCGTTCTTCGACGACCCCGCGCACGAGGCCCAGTTGTTCGTGGGCAGCGGGGACGTGACGCCCGTGCTGTTGCCGAACACCGGCCACGCGATCACCCTCGGACACAGCGCGCCGCAGTTCCGCGATCAGATGGCCAATTGGCTGCACGCGCACAACCTGCAGAGCTAA
- a CDS encoding alpha-hydroxy-acid oxidizing protein, with the protein MLIGRPVIWGLATGGATGAQAVWTAFTTMIRAMALCGARTVEELTSDLVAG; encoded by the coding sequence GTGCTGATCGGTCGGCCGGTGATCTGGGGGCTGGCCACCGGTGGCGCGACCGGGGCGCAGGCGGTCTGGACGGCTTTCACGACGATGATCCGCGCCATGGCGTTGTGCGGCGCGCGCACCGTCGAGGAACTGACCTCGGACCTGGTGGCCGGCTAG
- a CDS encoding PaaI family thioesterase: MPETDPARTRSYGWADPAHTAAGAVDRSGLDFVRAIIDGELPPPPIALTMDFTVAEADKGHVVLTSRVQEWQYNPIGTVHGGVYATLLDSATGLALQTSLPPGTKWTTLDLTVKYLRGMSPDSGTVRTIGSIAHLGRRTALAEARMYDEQDRLLATATSSLLILVD; the protein is encoded by the coding sequence GTGCCCGAAACCGATCCCGCCCGCACGCGCAGCTACGGCTGGGCCGACCCGGCGCACACCGCCGCGGGCGCGGTCGACCGGTCCGGCCTGGACTTCGTCCGCGCGATCATCGACGGCGAGCTCCCGCCGCCGCCGATCGCGCTGACCATGGACTTCACCGTCGCCGAGGCCGACAAGGGCCACGTCGTGCTGACCAGCCGCGTACAGGAATGGCAGTACAACCCGATCGGCACGGTGCACGGCGGCGTGTACGCCACCCTGCTGGACAGCGCCACGGGCCTCGCGTTGCAGACCAGCCTGCCGCCGGGCACCAAGTGGACCACGTTGGACCTCACCGTGAAGTATCTGCGCGGCATGTCGCCGGACTCCGGCACGGTTCGCACCATCGGGTCGATCGCGCACCTGGGCCGCCGCACGGCGCTGGCCGAGGCGCGCATGTACGACGAGCAGGACCGGCTGCTGGCGACCGCCACGTCCAGCCTGTTGATCCTGGTGGACTAG
- a CDS encoding AlkA N-terminal domain-containing protein, with protein MHTERESCLRAVEAKDPRFDGWFYTAVRTTGIYCRPSCPAMMPKPANITFYPSAAAAQQAGYGACKRCRPDASPGSPQWDIRADVVGRAMRMIADGVLDSGGVPGLAAALGYSVRQVQRVMQAELGAGPLAIARAHRAQTARLLIETTDLSMTDVAAAAGFASVRAFNTCVAEVFATSPTDLRRVSLPRVCSQARENDDVRCSTAHSTWSTIALRLAFRGPLCPDNLFGHLIATAVPGVEEWRDGAYRRTLRLPHGPAVVALRPPVGAAEPGTGQVAAVLRLADLRDLGVAIARCRRLLDLDADPIAVDEALAADPALGAHVIKSPGRRVPRTVDGPEFAVRAVLGQQVSTAAARTHAGRLVLAHGQRVDDPDGGLTHLFPPPEAIDPAGLAMPNGRRATMRAVLDALLDDSLNLSAGADPQEARARLAELPGIGPWTTEVLAMRALGDPDAFPATDLGVRQAATALGLPARPASLIAHSRRWAPWRSYAVQYLWATGSHPINRIPEFGIPKEKAS; from the coding sequence GTGCACACCGAACGCGAGAGCTGCCTGCGGGCGGTCGAGGCCAAGGACCCCCGCTTCGACGGCTGGTTCTACACCGCGGTACGGACCACCGGGATCTACTGCCGGCCGTCCTGCCCGGCGATGATGCCGAAGCCCGCGAACATCACCTTCTACCCGAGCGCGGCGGCCGCGCAGCAGGCCGGATACGGAGCCTGCAAACGGTGTCGGCCGGACGCCAGTCCCGGCTCGCCACAGTGGGACATTCGCGCCGATGTGGTGGGCCGCGCGATGCGGATGATTGCCGACGGGGTGCTGGACAGCGGTGGGGTGCCCGGCCTCGCCGCAGCGCTCGGCTACAGCGTGCGGCAGGTGCAGCGGGTCATGCAGGCCGAACTCGGCGCGGGCCCGCTGGCCATTGCCCGTGCGCATCGGGCACAGACCGCCCGGCTGCTCATCGAGACCACCGACCTGTCGATGACCGATGTGGCCGCTGCGGCCGGGTTCGCCAGCGTGCGCGCGTTCAACACCTGCGTGGCCGAGGTGTTCGCGACCTCGCCGACCGACCTGCGCCGCGTATCCTTGCCTCGAGTGTGCAGTCAGGCACGCGAAAACGACGACGTCAGGTGCTCGACTGCACACTCGACCTGGAGCACCATCGCCCTGCGGTTGGCCTTCCGCGGCCCGCTGTGCCCGGACAACCTGTTCGGTCACCTGATCGCGACCGCAGTGCCCGGCGTCGAGGAGTGGCGCGACGGGGCGTATCGCCGCACGCTGCGGCTGCCGCACGGGCCGGCCGTGGTTGCCCTGCGGCCACCGGTCGGCGCGGCCGAGCCGGGGACGGGTCAGGTGGCCGCGGTGTTGCGGCTGGCCGACCTGCGAGATCTGGGCGTGGCCATCGCCCGGTGCCGACGGCTGCTGGACCTGGACGCCGACCCCATCGCGGTCGATGAGGCGCTGGCCGCCGATCCGGCGCTGGGCGCGCACGTGATCAAGTCTCCGGGGCGGCGGGTGCCCCGCACGGTGGACGGGCCGGAGTTCGCGGTGCGCGCGGTGCTCGGCCAGCAGGTGTCCACCGCGGCCGCGCGCACGCACGCGGGAAGGTTGGTGCTGGCGCACGGACAGCGGGTGGACGACCCGGACGGTGGGCTCACCCATCTGTTCCCGCCGCCCGAGGCCATCGACCCGGCCGGGTTGGCCATGCCCAACGGACGCCGGGCCACCATGCGCGCGGTCCTGGACGCACTGTTGGACGACTCACTGAACCTCTCCGCGGGCGCGGACCCGCAGGAGGCCCGCGCCCGGTTGGCCGAGCTGCCCGGCATCGGACCGTGGACCACGGAGGTCCTCGCCATGCGGGCGCTGGGTGACCCGGATGCCTTCCCGGCAACGGATCTGGGGGTGCGCCAGGCCGCCACCGCGCTCGGCCTGCCCGCGCGGCCCGCGTCGTTGATCGCACATTCTCGGCGCTGGGCGCCATGGCGGTCCTATGCCGTGCAGTACCTGTGGGCCACCGGCTCGCACCCGATCAACCGGATTCCGGAGTTCGGCATACCCAAGGAGAAGGCATCGTGA